One genomic segment of Mesoterricola silvestris includes these proteins:
- a CDS encoding DUF3540 domain-containing protein, with product MPEVLVASPGLRARVLFVSGGDIALEGPDGLVKARLAFSCLVRPEAGDWVLCLPSEDGEYHLLAILERPGPQAMTLAFPGDATLRTEEGDLRLASGSGITLAASGHLTCLADVAVHQSREAVLACDEVIAEGRSLQAHFHSISVLGRICRTLVQHLFHQARTYIRRTEDLDQVEGRQLLRRSKGLYSVGSEHTVLLSAKDTRIDGERIHMG from the coding sequence ATGCCCGAAGTCCTTGTCGCTTCCCCGGGCCTGCGGGCCCGGGTCCTCTTCGTGTCGGGCGGGGACATCGCCTTGGAAGGCCCGGACGGCCTGGTCAAGGCCCGGCTGGCCTTCAGCTGCCTGGTGCGGCCGGAGGCGGGGGACTGGGTGCTCTGCCTGCCCTCGGAGGACGGCGAATACCACCTCCTGGCCATCCTGGAGCGCCCGGGGCCCCAGGCCATGACCCTCGCCTTCCCGGGGGACGCCACCCTCCGCACGGAGGAAGGCGATCTGCGCCTGGCCTCGGGAAGCGGCATCACCCTCGCCGCCTCCGGGCACCTGACCTGCCTCGCCGACGTGGCCGTCCACCAGAGCCGGGAGGCGGTGCTGGCCTGCGACGAGGTCATCGCCGAGGGCCGCTCCCTCCAGGCCCATTTCCACAGCATCTCCGTGCTGGGCCGCATCTGCCGGACCCTGGTGCAGCACCTGTTCCACCAGGCCCGCACCTACATCCGGCGCACCGAGGACCTGGACCAGGTGGAAGGGAGGCAACTGCTGCGCAGGAGCAAGGGGCTCTATTCCGTGGGCTCGGAGCACACCGTCCTGCTCAGCGCCAAGGACACCCGCATCGACGGCGAACGGATCCACATGGGCTGA
- a CDS encoding alpha/beta hydrolase, with protein MPDTRLISTPTTGRYLVEPASRPGAPILVGFHGYGQCAEEMLEDLRRIPGDWTRVSVQALHRFYSPKTREVVGSWMTAQDRDRAIEDNVAYVRGVVADVRAGGRDGRLVFAGFSQGAAMAWRAAARCGPCHGLVILGGDLPPDVAAHPSLELPPVLLGRGERDGFYSGPQLEKDIAALEALGIRPEVVRFDGGHEWAPPFLEAAGRFLSRILTM; from the coding sequence ATGCCCGACACCCGGCTCATCAGCACCCCCACCACGGGCCGCTACCTGGTGGAACCCGCCTCCCGGCCCGGAGCCCCCATCCTGGTGGGCTTCCACGGGTACGGCCAGTGCGCGGAGGAGATGCTCGAGGATCTCCGGCGCATCCCCGGGGACTGGACCCGGGTGTCGGTCCAGGCCCTGCACCGGTTCTACAGCCCGAAGACCCGCGAGGTGGTGGGCTCCTGGATGACGGCCCAGGACCGGGACCGGGCCATCGAGGACAACGTGGCCTACGTGCGCGGCGTGGTCGCCGATGTGCGGGCCGGGGGCCGGGACGGGCGGCTCGTCTTCGCGGGGTTCTCCCAGGGCGCCGCCATGGCCTGGCGCGCCGCGGCCCGGTGCGGGCCCTGCCACGGGCTCGTCATCCTGGGCGGGGATCTGCCCCCGGACGTGGCCGCACACCCCTCCCTCGAGCTCCCCCCGGTGCTCCTGGGGCGCGGCGAGCGGGACGGATTCTACTCGGGCCCCCAGCTGGAGAAGGACATCGCCGCGCTGGAGGCCCTGGGGATCCGGCCGGAGGTGGTGCGCTTCGACGGCGGTCACGAATGGGCGCCGCCCTTCCTGGAGGCCGCGGGGCGGTTCCTTTCCAGGATCCTGACCATGTAG
- a CDS encoding SPFH domain-containing protein, which produces MPHPFLLFGAFLVLVLAIRSLRIIRPYQKGVVETLGRYTAPPRAPGLVFVMPFVQRLEMVDSREQVIEVPPQEVITKDNAAVTVDAVIYFRITDPVRVIYNISNFSYAAVKLAQTNLRNIVGEMELDQTLTGREKINTQLRLVLDEATDEWGVKVVRVEIQKIEPPTDITNAMSKQMKAEREKRAAILESEGFKQSAILKAEGERESQVLRAEGDRQGAIIRAEGQAQAVRVLAEAERFRIETVFNAIHAGNPDAGLLALRSLETLEKVADGKATKIFLPSDLGAALSSLGAVGELFRKDPEPPPEPAPAPPRAPAPAPVRRGIVGS; this is translated from the coding sequence ATGCCTCATCCCTTCCTCCTGTTCGGAGCCTTCCTGGTGCTGGTCCTGGCGATCCGCAGCCTGCGCATCATCCGGCCCTACCAGAAGGGGGTGGTGGAGACCCTGGGCCGGTACACGGCGCCGCCCCGGGCGCCGGGGCTGGTGTTCGTGATGCCGTTCGTGCAGCGCCTTGAGATGGTGGACAGCCGGGAGCAGGTCATCGAGGTGCCGCCCCAGGAGGTGATCACCAAGGACAACGCGGCCGTGACCGTGGACGCGGTGATCTATTTCCGAATCACGGACCCGGTGCGGGTGATCTACAACATCAGCAACTTCTCGTACGCGGCGGTGAAGCTGGCCCAGACCAACCTGCGCAACATCGTGGGCGAGATGGAGCTGGACCAGACCCTCACGGGGCGGGAGAAGATCAACACCCAGCTCCGGCTGGTGCTGGACGAGGCCACCGACGAGTGGGGCGTGAAGGTGGTGCGGGTGGAGATCCAGAAGATCGAACCCCCCACCGATATCACCAACGCCATGTCCAAGCAGATGAAGGCCGAACGGGAAAAGCGCGCCGCCATCCTGGAATCCGAGGGGTTCAAGCAGAGCGCCATCCTCAAGGCCGAAGGGGAGCGCGAAAGCCAGGTGCTCCGGGCGGAGGGGGACCGCCAGGGCGCGATCATCCGCGCCGAAGGCCAGGCCCAGGCGGTGCGCGTCCTCGCCGAAGCCGAGCGGTTCCGCATCGAGACGGTCTTCAACGCCATCCACGCCGGGAATCCGGATGCCGGCCTCCTGGCGCTCAGGAGCCTGGAGACCCTGGAGAAGGTGGCCGACGGCAAGGCCACCAAGATCTTCCTGCCCTCGGACCTGGGCGCGGCCCTCTCCTCCCTGGGGGCCGTGGGCGAACTGTTCCGCAAGGACCCGGAGCCGCCGCCGGAGCCCGCGCCGGCGCCGCCCAGGGCCCCGGCCCCCGCCCCGGTGCGCCGGGGGATCGTCGGGTCCTGA
- a CDS encoding DUF4150 domain-containing protein translates to MFLNCSLSGMAFAFPDVCLTPTPVGPVPIPYPNIVLPPMALPPTTNPRHLVSMMPVHTLATVVPMSAGDNAGVMGGVASAMMMGPARHLMGSVKVFSGGAPVTRMLDPTLQNGTNAAGLSLAPSQTRVLVLS, encoded by the coding sequence ATGTTCCTGAATTGCTCCCTGTCCGGCATGGCCTTCGCGTTTCCGGACGTGTGCCTCACGCCCACCCCGGTGGGCCCGGTGCCCATCCCCTATCCCAACATCGTCCTCCCGCCCATGGCCCTGCCGCCCACCACGAACCCGCGCCACCTGGTCTCCATGATGCCCGTCCACACCCTGGCCACGGTGGTGCCCATGAGCGCCGGCGACAACGCCGGCGTCATGGGCGGCGTGGCCTCGGCCATGATGATGGGCCCGGCCCGGCATCTCATGGGCAGCGTGAAGGTCTTCTCCGGGGGGGCCCCCGTCACCCGCATGCTGGATCCCACCCTGCAGAACGGCACCAACGCCGCCGGCCTGAGCCTGGCCCCCTCCCAGACCCGGGTGCTGGTCCTGTCGTGA
- a CDS encoding GNAT family N-acetyltransferase, with protein sequence MPVRRLSPEDLPAILEVQRACYPEALREAEAVFAAKLRAFPGGCRGLHRGDLVGAYVFFQPWRRGRVLPLGDAAPPPADPDCLYVHDLAVIPAWRGTGAAGDLLAAVLGLAADLGLGTLALTAVQGAEPFWERQGFRRVRSFTYAPGVDATYMVRILERNRPAASRKGGAHS encoded by the coding sequence ATGCCCGTGCGCCGCCTCAGCCCGGAGGACCTCCCGGCCATCCTGGAGGTGCAGCGGGCCTGCTACCCGGAGGCCCTCCGCGAGGCGGAGGCCGTCTTCGCGGCCAAGCTGCGGGCCTTTCCCGGGGGCTGCCGGGGCCTCCACCGGGGGGACCTGGTGGGCGCCTACGTCTTCTTCCAGCCCTGGCGGAGGGGCCGGGTCCTGCCCCTGGGCGACGCGGCCCCCCCTCCGGCGGACCCGGACTGCCTCTACGTGCACGACCTGGCCGTGATTCCCGCCTGGCGGGGCACCGGCGCCGCCGGGGACCTGCTGGCAGCCGTCCTGGGCCTGGCGGCGGACCTGGGCTTGGGGACCCTCGCCCTCACGGCGGTGCAGGGGGCGGAACCCTTCTGGGAGCGCCAGGGGTTCCGGCGGGTGCGGAGCTTCACCTATGCGCCGGGAGTGGACGCGACCTACATGGTCAGGATCCTGGAAAGGAACCGCCCCGCGGCCTCCAGGAAGGGCGGCGCCCATTCGTGA
- a CDS encoding DUF4382 domain-containing protein, with the protein MSGIPKLALPTCAALAFLLGCGGSSTSSAPTGTLTLTLSSDNLPGFSQVVVSLDKVEGTQDGSRWLNLGSPQTTVDLMALQNGHGVVILNAAKVYSGTYTQFRLTWGTKNYNSAINLPAYVIPEGGAGQVLAMPTTTVVKGSATLPSNGSAQALIMLSGDQGVLTAPASATPYRFNATGQAFDATNCGRITGQVAGPNGKLAGVEVLAQTVDGVGLATLARRAVSDASGAFELDGLPSGAIYYLAAQPLNCQAQAAAPGTLAAGATLNANLTFTAPVTSGTLVLAITPKSSDTQGTWGELRQSLATGAGAQNLIIRSRTAIIGASQDTVSFLSVAPGTYGVTAQRSTSGAAPVPNNGSQQAVAAGGTTNATLAF; encoded by the coding sequence ATGAGCGGAATCCCGAAGCTTGCCCTGCCCACCTGCGCCGCCCTGGCCTTCCTCCTGGGCTGCGGCGGGAGCAGCACCTCCAGCGCCCCCACGGGCACCCTCACCCTCACGCTCAGTTCGGACAATCTGCCGGGCTTCTCCCAGGTGGTCGTGAGCCTGGACAAGGTGGAGGGCACCCAGGACGGCAGCAGGTGGCTCAACCTGGGCTCGCCCCAGACCACGGTGGACCTCATGGCCCTGCAGAACGGCCACGGGGTGGTGATCCTCAACGCGGCCAAGGTCTATTCGGGGACCTACACCCAGTTCCGCCTCACCTGGGGCACCAAGAACTACAACTCCGCCATCAACCTGCCGGCCTACGTGATCCCCGAGGGGGGCGCGGGGCAGGTGCTGGCCATGCCCACCACCACGGTCGTCAAGGGCAGCGCCACCCTTCCCTCCAACGGCTCGGCCCAGGCGCTGATCATGCTCAGCGGCGACCAGGGCGTGCTCACGGCTCCGGCCTCGGCCACCCCCTACCGCTTCAACGCCACGGGCCAGGCCTTCGACGCCACCAACTGCGGCCGGATCACGGGTCAGGTGGCGGGCCCCAACGGCAAGCTCGCCGGCGTCGAGGTCCTCGCCCAGACCGTGGACGGCGTGGGCCTGGCCACCCTGGCGCGCCGCGCCGTCTCGGACGCCTCCGGCGCCTTCGAACTGGACGGGCTTCCCTCCGGGGCCATCTACTACCTGGCCGCCCAGCCCCTGAACTGCCAGGCCCAAGCCGCCGCCCCCGGGACCCTGGCCGCGGGCGCCACCCTCAACGCGAACCTCACCTTCACCGCCCCCGTCACCTCGGGCACCCTCGTCCTCGCCATCACCCCCAAGTCCTCGGACACCCAGGGCACCTGGGGCGAACTGCGCCAGTCCCTGGCCACGGGCGCCGGCGCCCAGAACCTCATCATCCGCTCCCGCACCGCCATCATCGGCGCCAGCCAGGACACCGTGTCCTTCCTGTCCGTCGCCCCCGGCACCTACGGCGTCACCGCCCAGCGCAGCACCTCCGGCGCCGCCCCCGTGCCCAACAACGGCTCCCAGCAGGCCGTGGCCGCGGGCGGCACCACCAACGCGACGCTGGCGTTCTAA
- a CDS encoding pentapeptide repeat-containing protein, with the protein MNGEELSRLVKAGEILVGEDFAGADLRGADLTGGVFLETAFGGCRFDGADLGEATFKDCRFRGAAFRGASLRQANLVHGDLAGAAFGEAGLDGARFLECGLEGATFAGAGGRDTAFVDAAFAGASFAGAAFERVSFLRCGFEAADFGGALLDTCVFFESAFQDAVFQGATLHLCHFHKAQLAGIAFGGMDLARTQFSECMLAGCHFQGARLRQGGFLKAHLEGARFDGADLELANFYEAGLAGASFRKARLPQASLQGADLAGADFAGADLTMAQMAGMKAVGARFPHADLSRADLSHAWLMDADLTGAALVQANLHEILEERTTWAGSSRARALGTDAARSRAERWGKP; encoded by the coding sequence ATGAACGGCGAGGAACTTTCCCGGCTGGTGAAGGCCGGCGAGATCCTGGTGGGCGAGGATTTCGCCGGGGCCGACCTGCGGGGCGCGGATCTCACGGGCGGGGTCTTCCTGGAGACCGCCTTCGGGGGCTGCCGCTTCGACGGGGCCGACCTGGGCGAAGCCACCTTCAAGGACTGCCGGTTCCGGGGCGCGGCCTTCCGGGGCGCCAGCCTGCGCCAGGCCAACCTGGTCCATGGCGATCTGGCCGGCGCGGCCTTCGGGGAGGCCGGCCTGGACGGGGCCCGGTTCCTGGAATGCGGCCTGGAGGGGGCCACCTTCGCCGGCGCCGGGGGCCGGGACACGGCCTTCGTCGACGCCGCCTTCGCGGGGGCCTCCTTCGCCGGGGCCGCTTTCGAACGGGTCTCCTTCCTGCGCTGCGGCTTCGAGGCCGCGGACTTCGGCGGCGCCCTCCTGGACACCTGCGTCTTCTTCGAAAGCGCCTTCCAGGACGCGGTCTTCCAGGGGGCCACCCTGCACCTCTGCCACTTCCACAAGGCACAGCTGGCGGGCATCGCCTTCGGCGGCATGGACCTCGCCCGGACCCAGTTCAGCGAATGCATGCTGGCGGGGTGCCATTTCCAGGGCGCCCGGCTCCGGCAGGGCGGCTTCCTGAAGGCCCATCTGGAGGGGGCCCGCTTCGACGGCGCCGACCTGGAGCTGGCCAACTTCTACGAGGCCGGGCTCGCGGGCGCCTCCTTCCGGAAGGCGCGGCTGCCCCAGGCCAGCCTGCAGGGGGCGGACCTCGCCGGGGCGGACTTCGCGGGGGCGGACCTGACCATGGCCCAGATGGCCGGCATGAAGGCGGTGGGGGCCCGGTTCCCGCACGCGGACCTGAGCCGCGCGGATCTGTCCCACGCCTGGCTCATGGACGCCGACCTGACCGGGGCCGCCCTGGTGCAGGCCAACCTCCACGAGATCCTGGAGGAGCGCACCACCTGGGCCGGATCCAGCAGGGCCCGGGCCCTGGGCACGGACGCCGCGCGCAGCCGCGCCGAACGATGGGGGAAGCCATGA
- a CDS encoding DUF2169 family type VI secretion system accessory protein, with protein MKTIRPMQVSVCSRVLEQGHRFYSIHSASMGLRIPSGEPLLDLDFLKEALGALGPDDLPDAGMPKPQGEVLLTGAFHSPGGRPVAGHEVLFRVGPVERRLFVFGPRRWGALGPTEPGPVAHCPLDPAHAFGGAGFQANPAGQGWEDGQLPQVEDPAHLVASPRDRPDPAFPGPAGPGHPRRRAFQPDCGPDYLHRDFPGYPAGFDWRFFLCGPGEQRLPGYFRGDESYAFHHLHPEIEVLQGRLPGFRVRCFLNQDLGGAPQFSELSMNLDTVWCFPAQSLLWLFWRGGREVADDEASRITHLLAAFESPGAPRGLDHYREALARRLEAQDPLLDVLATQDLIPPDQACALERLTAPAQPAPSAFSRNMEAQKDRLRALAREKLDAALAQAREALPAQGPPEPLRLDGEALRPPSGVPAPDPGARALQEEMERLLPGVGRGGPVQLKDFSFGKLDRVLKAVETLTRSRKDELTAHVDATRAGALAGMGAQAPADLPGELRRALDTAARTLEDGAAPGPARVPLPRFDPRPLLEPLEAAEAQARAGLGDMAARGSADGAAALGATVDGLEPVRSRIQESLRRAEAAFRPLYLRGAHRMPEGASPHAEDLPTRRAAFLRALAGGGPLAGGDWACLDLAGLKLDGVDLSGAYLEQVDLRGASLRGANLRGAILARARLEAADFTGADLEGANLGGAAAARARFPQANLLGATLELGTFAGADFQGCRLGGATLMEVDLDRADFAGAFLESATFLRLEVQGARFWEARLGRATFLQCAWREADFSGARLDHTTWADPRLEEVRFDGADLEAACFLASAPGKAVLAGLSFAGARLDRGTFLHLPLRGARFREASLAGALFSGADLAGADLSGARARQAQFRKAILTGANLERIDLMEGSLAKANLVQARFRGANLHGVDVLRSTLGATDFTDCNLERTLLQGWRPR; from the coding sequence ATGAAGACCATCCGCCCCATGCAGGTGAGCGTCTGTTCCCGGGTCCTGGAGCAGGGCCACCGGTTCTATTCCATCCACAGCGCCTCCATGGGGCTGCGGATCCCCTCCGGCGAACCGCTGCTGGACCTGGATTTCCTGAAGGAGGCCCTGGGGGCCCTGGGGCCCGATGACCTTCCGGACGCCGGCATGCCCAAGCCCCAGGGCGAGGTGCTGCTCACCGGCGCCTTCCACAGCCCCGGGGGGCGCCCGGTGGCGGGCCACGAGGTGCTCTTCCGGGTGGGCCCGGTGGAGCGCAGGCTCTTCGTGTTCGGTCCCCGGCGCTGGGGGGCCCTGGGCCCCACGGAGCCCGGGCCCGTGGCGCACTGCCCCCTGGACCCCGCCCACGCCTTCGGCGGCGCGGGCTTCCAGGCCAACCCCGCGGGCCAGGGCTGGGAGGACGGCCAGCTGCCCCAGGTGGAGGATCCGGCGCACCTGGTGGCCTCGCCCCGGGACCGGCCCGATCCCGCCTTCCCCGGCCCCGCGGGGCCCGGCCACCCCCGGCGCAGGGCCTTCCAGCCCGACTGCGGCCCGGACTACCTGCACCGCGACTTCCCCGGGTACCCCGCGGGCTTCGACTGGCGCTTCTTCCTCTGCGGGCCCGGGGAGCAGCGCCTCCCGGGCTACTTCCGGGGCGACGAGAGCTACGCCTTCCACCACCTGCATCCGGAGATCGAGGTCCTCCAGGGCCGCCTTCCGGGGTTCCGGGTGCGCTGTTTCCTGAACCAGGACCTGGGAGGCGCCCCGCAGTTCTCGGAGCTGTCCATGAACCTGGACACGGTGTGGTGCTTCCCCGCCCAGAGCCTGCTTTGGCTCTTCTGGCGCGGGGGACGGGAGGTCGCCGACGACGAGGCCTCCCGGATCACCCACCTGCTGGCCGCCTTCGAATCCCCCGGGGCCCCCCGCGGCCTGGACCACTACCGGGAGGCCCTGGCCCGGCGCCTGGAGGCCCAGGACCCGCTCCTGGACGTCCTGGCCACCCAGGACCTCATCCCCCCGGACCAGGCCTGCGCCCTGGAGCGCCTCACGGCCCCGGCGCAGCCCGCCCCCAGCGCCTTCTCGCGCAACATGGAGGCCCAGAAGGACCGGCTCCGGGCCCTGGCCCGGGAGAAGCTGGACGCCGCCCTGGCGCAGGCCCGCGAGGCCCTGCCGGCCCAGGGCCCGCCGGAGCCCCTGCGCCTGGACGGGGAAGCCCTCCGGCCGCCTTCCGGCGTCCCGGCGCCGGACCCCGGAGCCCGGGCGCTCCAGGAGGAGATGGAGCGGCTCCTGCCCGGGGTGGGCCGGGGCGGCCCCGTCCAGCTCAAGGATTTCTCCTTCGGGAAGCTGGACCGCGTCCTGAAGGCGGTGGAGACGCTCACCCGGTCCCGAAAGGACGAACTCACCGCCCACGTGGACGCCACCCGCGCCGGCGCCCTGGCCGGCATGGGCGCCCAGGCCCCCGCGGACCTGCCCGGGGAGCTCCGGCGCGCCCTGGACACGGCGGCCCGGACCCTGGAGGACGGCGCCGCCCCCGGGCCGGCCCGGGTCCCCCTGCCCCGCTTCGATCCCCGGCCCCTGCTTGAGCCCCTGGAGGCCGCCGAGGCCCAGGCCCGGGCCGGCCTGGGGGACATGGCGGCCCGGGGATCCGCGGATGGGGCGGCCGCCCTGGGCGCCACCGTGGACGGCCTGGAACCGGTGCGGAGCCGCATCCAGGAATCCCTGCGCCGGGCCGAGGCCGCCTTCCGGCCCCTCTACCTGCGGGGCGCCCACCGCATGCCCGAAGGCGCCTCCCCCCACGCGGAGGACCTGCCCACGCGCAGGGCGGCCTTCCTGCGGGCCCTGGCCGGGGGCGGGCCCCTGGCCGGGGGCGACTGGGCCTGCCTGGACCTGGCCGGCCTGAAGCTGGACGGGGTGGACCTCTCCGGGGCCTACCTGGAGCAGGTGGACCTGCGCGGCGCGAGCCTGCGGGGCGCGAACCTGCGGGGCGCCATCCTCGCCCGGGCCCGGCTGGAGGCGGCCGATTTCACCGGGGCCGATCTGGAGGGGGCCAACCTGGGCGGCGCGGCCGCGGCCCGGGCGCGCTTCCCCCAGGCCAACCTCCTGGGCGCCACCCTCGAGCTCGGCACCTTCGCCGGGGCGGATTTCCAGGGCTGCCGCCTGGGGGGGGCCACCCTCATGGAGGTGGACCTGGACCGGGCGGATTTCGCCGGGGCCTTCCTGGAATCCGCCACCTTCCTCCGGCTGGAGGTCCAGGGGGCGCGGTTCTGGGAGGCCCGCCTGGGCCGGGCCACCTTCCTCCAGTGCGCCTGGCGGGAGGCGGACTTCTCCGGCGCGCGCCTCGACCACACCACCTGGGCCGATCCGCGCCTGGAGGAGGTCCGCTTCGACGGCGCCGACCTGGAGGCGGCCTGCTTCCTGGCCAGCGCCCCGGGCAAGGCCGTCCTGGCCGGCCTGAGCTTCGCCGGGGCCCGCCTGGACCGGGGCACCTTCCTGCACCTCCCCCTGCGGGGAGCCCGCTTCCGGGAGGCCTCCCTGGCGGGGGCCCTCTTTTCCGGGGCCGACCTCGCCGGGGCCGACCTCTCCGGCGCCCGCGCGCGCCAGGCCCAGTTCCGCAAGGCCATCCTCACGGGCGCCAACCTGGAGCGCATCGATCTCATGGAGGGCTCCCTCGCCAAGGCCAACCTGGTGCAGGCCCGGTTCAGGGGGGCCAACCTCCACGGGGTGGACGTGCTGCGCTCCACCCTGGGCGCCACGGATTTCACGGACTGCAATCTGGAGAGGACCCTGCTCCAGGGCTGGAGGCCCCGATGA